From the genome of Ectobacillus sp. JY-23, one region includes:
- a CDS encoding response regulator transcription factor has protein sequence MISIVIAEDQQMLLGAFGSLLSLEDDMTVVGKASNGQEAVELVRKHRPDVCIMDIEMPGKSGLDAAEELRGLGCKVIILTTFARSGYFQRAVRAGVSGYLLKDSPSEELASSIRSVMNGKRVYAPELMDDMYGEENPLTDREKEVLELVADGKNTKEIADQLSIKTGTVRNYISTILDKLEVKNRIEAITQSKEKGWFK, from the coding sequence ATGATTTCCATTGTGATTGCAGAAGATCAGCAGATGTTATTAGGGGCATTCGGATCGCTTCTAAGTCTGGAAGATGATATGACAGTTGTAGGGAAAGCATCAAACGGTCAAGAGGCAGTTGAACTGGTACGGAAACATAGACCGGATGTTTGTATTATGGATATTGAAATGCCGGGGAAAAGTGGATTAGATGCAGCGGAGGAGTTAAGAGGATTAGGATGCAAGGTAATTATTTTAACAACGTTTGCACGCTCTGGTTATTTTCAACGAGCTGTACGGGCTGGTGTGAGCGGCTACTTGCTGAAAGACAGTCCAAGTGAAGAGCTGGCAAGCTCTATTCGAAGTGTAATGAATGGAAAGCGCGTATATGCGCCGGAATTAATGGATGATATGTACGGAGAAGAAAATCCATTGACTGACAGAGAAAAAGAAGTGTTAGAGTTGGTAGCGGATGGGAAAAATACAAAAGAAATTGCAGATCAGCTCAGCATTAAAACTGGTACAGTTCGTAATTATATCTCAACAATTTTAGATAAGCTTGAAGTGAAAAATCGAATCGAAGCAATTACCCAATCAAAGGAAAAAGGGTGGTTTAAGTAG
- a CDS encoding EAL domain-containing protein codes for MKQKLQNFQLSLVYKSLFDYNPNASYVLDTQGSFIIVNDATFTLTGRTEDELLSMNFIPLIREDHLEVTLMHFNEALQGKQRSFDTVILHKDGRSVDLRVIAVPILIQGEIHGVIGIAEDVTEKNKIQKELLVSKSQLQNMFNSLDVCVWTLDKESYTFKISPACEEIYGVTVKEFQEDWQIWRSFIHPEDQEEIESRYQEVLGGQSWTSEYRIISRDGKTKWLYNYVMPIKDEMGNIIRFDGVVTDISGRRKIEEDLHVMAFQDALTGLPNRRMFNKRLEKALKRAKKCNTKLAVMYLDLDRFKFINDSLGHQAGDRLLQLVSKRLTETMDDRTVISRQGGDEFSILIENVKDIQHIESIAKSLLHIITKPLQLEGYEYILTTSIGVSIYPDHADTADGLIKRADQAMYRAKESGKSNFKIYNPGMTQDLSRMMQVEQALHKALERNELSLYYQPIVDTCSSQINGFEALIRWKHAEWGFISPAEFIPIAEESSLIVPIGEWILQTACIENKKWRENGFPNTYVSVNISARQFEQDRFVQQVERILQETDMEPHYLRMEITETASMKNVENMIVKLNKLKDLGIQVVLDDFGTGYSSLSYLQKLPIKALKIDQSFIRGINQDSNQEAIVKTIIGMTKGLKMNVIAEGVEQKQQLEFLQELGCYKMQGYLFSKPIPLSAFAQLHDNRSI; via the coding sequence TTGAAACAGAAACTACAAAACTTTCAATTGTCTCTCGTTTACAAGTCATTATTTGATTATAATCCAAATGCGAGTTATGTCTTAGATACCCAAGGTTCCTTTATTATTGTTAATGATGCGACGTTTACATTAACCGGAAGAACAGAAGATGAGCTATTAAGTATGAATTTTATTCCTCTTATTCGTGAAGACCACTTGGAAGTAACGCTCATGCACTTTAATGAAGCCTTACAAGGAAAGCAAAGAAGCTTTGATACGGTTATTTTACATAAAGATGGACGTAGTGTAGATCTTCGTGTGATTGCAGTACCAATTCTGATTCAAGGAGAAATACATGGTGTTATAGGTATTGCGGAAGACGTAACAGAAAAGAATAAAATCCAAAAAGAGTTGTTGGTCTCAAAGAGTCAGCTACAAAATATGTTTAATAGCTTGGATGTATGCGTGTGGACACTTGATAAGGAGTCGTATACCTTTAAAATTTCACCAGCATGTGAAGAAATTTATGGGGTAACAGTAAAAGAATTTCAGGAAGATTGGCAAATATGGCGCAGTTTTATCCATCCCGAAGACCAAGAGGAAATAGAGTCGCGGTATCAAGAAGTACTAGGGGGACAGTCCTGGACATCGGAATATCGTATCATTAGCCGGGACGGTAAAACAAAGTGGCTGTATAACTATGTGATGCCTATCAAGGATGAAATGGGCAACATTATCCGTTTTGATGGAGTTGTGACAGATATTAGTGGTAGGAGAAAGATTGAAGAAGATCTTCACGTTATGGCATTTCAGGATGCACTTACCGGGCTACCTAATCGAAGAATGTTTAATAAGCGACTCGAAAAAGCATTAAAACGCGCTAAGAAGTGTAACACCAAGCTTGCGGTGATGTATTTAGATTTAGACCGCTTTAAATTTATTAATGATTCATTGGGACATCAAGCAGGAGATCGTTTATTACAACTCGTAAGTAAACGTCTAACAGAAACCATGGATGATCGTACCGTTATTTCTCGCCAAGGTGGCGACGAGTTTTCTATTTTAATTGAAAATGTGAAGGACATACAGCATATAGAAAGTATTGCAAAATCATTGTTGCATATTATCACGAAGCCGTTGCAGCTTGAGGGGTACGAGTATATTTTAACAACAAGCATTGGCGTAAGTATCTATCCAGACCATGCAGACACAGCGGATGGTCTTATTAAGCGAGCAGATCAAGCTATGTATCGGGCGAAGGAGAGCGGAAAAAGCAATTTTAAGATTTATAATCCCGGTATGACACAAGATTTATCACGTATGATGCAAGTAGAACAGGCGCTTCACAAAGCGTTAGAACGTAATGAATTAAGTCTATATTACCAGCCAATTGTTGATACTTGTTCATCTCAAATTAATGGCTTTGAAGCTCTTATTCGTTGGAAGCATGCCGAATGGGGATTCATCTCTCCTGCTGAATTTATTCCAATTGCAGAAGAATCCAGTTTAATTGTTCCAATCGGTGAATGGATTCTTCAAACAGCCTGTATAGAAAATAAAAAATGGCGTGAAAATGGTTTTCCGAATACATATGTTTCAGTCAATATTTCTGCTAGACAGTTTGAACAAGATCGCTTTGTACAACAAGTGGAAAGAATTTTACAAGAGACGGATATGGAGCCACATTATTTAAGAATGGAAATCACAGAAACTGCAAGCATGAAGAATGTAGAAAATATGATTGTAAAATTAAATAAGCTAAAAGACTTAGGAATTCAGGTTGTTTTAGATGATTTTGGCACAGGTTATTCCTCATTAAGCTATCTTCAGAAGCTACCAATCAAGGCGTTGAAAATCGATCAATCGTTTATTCGTGGTATTAATCAAGACAGCAACCAAGAGGCTATTGTGAAAACAATTATTGGTATGACAAAAGGACTGAAGATGAATGTGATTGCTGAAGGTGTAGAACAAAAACAGCAGCTGGAATTTTTGCAAGAGCTCGGGTGTTATAAAATGCAGGGATACTTATTCAGCAAACCAATTCCTCTATCCGCCTTTGCACAATTACATGACAATAGAAGTATATAA
- a CDS encoding QueT transporter family protein, protein MRIKTLAVNSIVAALYIAVSALIQPFGFTNIQFRVSEMFNHLVVFNPKYFYGIVLGVFLTNLFFSPMVAYDLVFGVGQSILALSITIFSARYIKSILARMTFNTIVFTFTMFLIAWELNLALDLPFLFTWLTTAAGELIVMTVGIPVMYALNKRVNFKERI, encoded by the coding sequence ATGCGTATCAAAACATTAGCTGTAAATAGTATTGTAGCCGCACTGTATATTGCTGTTTCTGCATTGATTCAGCCATTCGGTTTTACCAACATTCAATTTCGCGTTTCAGAAATGTTCAACCATTTGGTAGTATTTAATCCCAAATACTTCTATGGCATTGTACTTGGGGTATTTTTAACAAATTTATTCTTTTCACCAATGGTTGCATATGATTTGGTATTCGGGGTTGGTCAATCCATTTTAGCGCTGTCCATTACTATTTTCTCAGCTCGTTATATAAAAAGCATTCTGGCACGCATGACTTTTAATACAATTGTATTTACGTTCACGATGTTCCTTATTGCTTGGGAACTCAACTTGGCGCTTGATCTTCCGTTTTTATTTACTTGGTTGACGACCGCTGCTGGTGAACTAATTGTAATGACCGTTGGCATTCCAGTTATGTATGCGCTCAATAAACGCGTTAATTTTAAAGAACGTATATAA
- a CDS encoding Cof-type HAD-IIB family hydrolase, giving the protein MSYKAVFLDIDGTILPHGKQIANETKGAIARLKEKGMHVVIATGRAPYFAQPVIADLGIDSMIFFNGSYALHEGNVIHETPIDKKVLEKLHIKTMEHQHPLTYLAGTEFRATALEHPYVIEAFSQDPWKPELASHTFWQEQHIYQLFLHCEAQEERLYQEHIPELDFRRWSQSTMRTCDVNLSTGTKATGIEKILERIGIAPDEAVAFGDGLNDVEMLTMVGMGVAMGNAAPEVQAYANMVTKTAEEHGVKYGLEKLGLL; this is encoded by the coding sequence TTGAGTTATAAAGCAGTGTTTTTAGATATTGACGGTACGATTTTGCCGCACGGGAAACAAATTGCCAATGAAACAAAAGGTGCTATCGCAAGGCTGAAAGAGAAAGGTATGCATGTTGTGATTGCTACGGGGCGTGCTCCTTACTTTGCACAGCCCGTTATCGCTGATTTAGGAATCGATTCCATGATTTTTTTCAACGGTTCGTATGCGTTGCATGAAGGAAATGTAATTCATGAAACACCAATTGATAAAAAGGTGCTAGAAAAATTGCATATAAAGACAATGGAACATCAACATCCCCTTACGTATCTAGCGGGAACAGAATTTAGAGCAACTGCATTAGAACATCCATATGTCATAGAAGCATTTTCGCAAGACCCATGGAAGCCAGAGCTTGCTTCTCATACATTTTGGCAAGAACAACATATTTATCAGTTGTTTTTACATTGTGAAGCCCAAGAGGAACGCTTATATCAAGAGCATATTCCGGAGCTTGATTTCAGACGCTGGAGTCAATCTACGATGCGTACTTGCGATGTAAACTTGTCAACAGGTACAAAGGCAACGGGCATTGAAAAAATTCTGGAACGTATTGGAATTGCGCCTGATGAGGCGGTGGCATTTGGAGATGGCTTAAACGATGTTGAGATGCTAACAATGGTTGGGATGGGTGTAGCTATGGGAAATGCGGCACCTGAAGTGCAAGCATATGCGAATATGGTTACTAAAACGGCAGAGGAACACGGTGTAAAGTATGGTTTAGAGAAATTAGGATTGCTGTAA
- a CDS encoding DsbA family oxidoreductase, producing the protein MKIEIWSDFMCPFCYIGEHRLKAALEQFPHKNEVEFVYRSFELDPNAKRDYDTDIYGLLAVKYGTSVAQAKAMNANLAEQGKQDGLTFNFDNFVPTNSFDAHRLSHYAATQGKMDEFMERGFYAGFTEGKHLGDHETLLALAAEVGLNTEEAAAVLAGDAFAKEVRADEQEGAALGITGVPFFVINRKYAISGAQPTELFLQTLQKVWDEEQPLTMINGADSAVCTDEGCEVPKNKES; encoded by the coding sequence ATGAAAATTGAAATATGGTCTGACTTTATGTGTCCGTTTTGTTATATTGGTGAACATCGTTTAAAGGCGGCTTTAGAGCAGTTTCCGCATAAAAATGAAGTTGAATTCGTATACCGTAGCTTTGAACTAGATCCGAACGCAAAGCGTGATTATGATACGGATATTTATGGCTTATTAGCAGTAAAGTATGGTACGAGTGTAGCGCAAGCAAAAGCAATGAATGCGAATCTTGCAGAACAAGGAAAACAGGATGGTTTAACATTCAATTTCGATAACTTTGTGCCAACTAACTCGTTTGATGCTCATCGTCTCTCGCACTATGCAGCAACACAGGGTAAGATGGATGAATTTATGGAACGCGGGTTTTATGCAGGATTTACGGAAGGAAAGCATCTTGGCGACCATGAGACGTTACTTGCACTTGCGGCTGAGGTTGGTTTGAATACTGAAGAAGCTGCCGCAGTCCTTGCTGGTGATGCTTTTGCAAAGGAAGTTCGTGCAGATGAGCAGGAAGGTGCAGCACTTGGAATCACTGGCGTTCCATTCTTTGTCATTAATCGCAAATATGCAATTTCAGGAGCGCAGCCAACAGAACTATTTCTACAAACGCTACAAAAGGTATGGGATGAAGAACAACCCCTTACAATGATTAACGGAGCTGATAGTGCCGTTTGTACGGATGAGGGTTGTGAAGTACCTAAAAATAAAGAGAGTTAA
- a CDS encoding spore germination protein produces the protein MRQEGGFGTPIESIAVLVEMFQKSKDFIQFSLPGSPQITISFFRTMINEETLHRDVLPHVPADVSSLVDLQIALPIEAMELTRNIEQISSKVLNGYAMIEDGSDTCLLIAICNKEGRQIATAEIEYNVVGPQEAFVELIDINLNMLRRRLPTPYLCVEELEIGTLSHTRVAVVFIDGIANQDNIKHVTDKLKNIEIDHIQDSSYVIRMIEDNPNSLFPQAINTERPDRVAGVLAEGKIAVLVNGSPFAITLPTTLVEFFSTSEDYNLPWIMASTFRLLRLFSVLFSMLATPLYVAVLTYHYELIPKELLRTLIASRSTIPFPPVIEALFLEVVIELLREAGARLPSKVALTVGIVGGIVIGQAAVEASLTSNILIIIVALSALSSFTTPIYKIGNTIRLTRFPLILSAQFLGMFGIVCFSLFMLTHLVRAQSLGRPYLAPFYPTRISDWKDSFVRMPISSFFSRPITARARYNKRFDKHVVDKHKSKPKNDFTD, from the coding sequence ATGAGACAAGAAGGCGGATTTGGGACACCAATTGAATCTATTGCTGTTTTGGTTGAAATGTTTCAAAAGTCTAAGGACTTTATTCAATTTTCCTTACCGGGCTCTCCTCAGATTACAATCTCCTTTTTTCGTACCATGATTAATGAGGAAACATTACATCGGGACGTGTTACCGCATGTTCCAGCAGATGTTTCATCGCTTGTTGATTTACAAATTGCATTACCGATAGAAGCTATGGAGCTTACAAGAAATATTGAACAGATATCAAGCAAGGTACTGAATGGATATGCAATGATTGAAGATGGAAGTGACACTTGTCTTCTCATTGCAATATGCAATAAAGAAGGCAGGCAAATTGCAACGGCTGAAATTGAGTATAATGTGGTCGGCCCGCAAGAAGCTTTTGTAGAACTAATAGATATCAATTTAAACATGCTGCGAAGGAGATTACCGACTCCTTACCTATGTGTGGAAGAATTAGAAATTGGCACACTTTCGCATACAAGAGTGGCAGTTGTTTTTATTGATGGAATTGCGAATCAAGATAATATCAAACATGTAACAGATAAGCTGAAAAATATTGAAATTGATCATATCCAAGACAGTTCATATGTAATACGTATGATTGAAGATAATCCAAACTCGCTCTTTCCGCAAGCCATTAACACGGAGCGGCCTGATCGTGTAGCAGGTGTTTTGGCAGAAGGCAAAATTGCTGTGTTGGTGAATGGCTCTCCTTTTGCCATTACATTACCAACCACACTAGTTGAATTTTTCTCAACCTCAGAAGATTATAACTTGCCTTGGATTATGGCTTCCACTTTTCGTTTATTGCGTCTGTTTTCTGTATTGTTTTCCATGCTGGCCACACCCTTGTACGTGGCGGTACTTACTTATCATTATGAGCTAATTCCTAAGGAACTGTTAAGAACATTAATCGCTTCTAGAAGTACCATTCCATTTCCACCGGTAATTGAAGCTCTTTTTTTGGAAGTTGTCATTGAGCTACTTCGTGAGGCGGGTGCTCGCCTGCCGTCTAAAGTGGCCTTAACAGTTGGTATTGTAGGCGGTATCGTTATTGGGCAAGCAGCAGTTGAAGCGAGCTTAACGAGCAACATATTAATTATTATTGTTGCTTTATCTGCATTATCGTCCTTTACAACACCTATCTATAAAATTGGCAATACAATCCGTTTGACCCGCTTTCCGCTCATTTTATCCGCTCAGTTTTTGGGGATGTTTGGTATCGTATGTTTTAGCTTATTTATGTTAACGCATTTGGTGCGAGCGCAATCGTTAGGAAGACCGTATTTAGCACCCTTTTATCCGACGCGAATATCGGATTGGAAGGATAGCTTTGTGCGAATGCCGATTTCTTCTTTTTTTAGCCGTCCTATTACAGCACGAGCTCGCTATAATAAACGATTTGATAAACATGTGGTAGATAAGCATAAGTCTAAGCCTAAAAATGATTTTACAGACTAG
- a CDS encoding GerAB/ArcD/ProY family transporter — MKTIPVQYQVSPYLVFFLIHAMQVGVGMLGFERIIAKFVGNDSWISVLLAGVSINVIIWMMYKLVGGEQKDLIEIHRAVWGKWLGGLFSLFFLGYLFISGTVVLRTYIEVLQVWMFSNISTWIFAVVLLILAYYIVSGGFRVVGGMAFFGMVIPLFLVFTVFYPIGYAEFRNLLPIFNHSPMEVVKGMQGALFSILGFEVFLIYYPFVKDGKKSQKFAHAGALLTTAGYTYLMILSLAFFSKEQLSQSIWAYLSMIKVIEFPFIERFEYILISLWAFVILPNFVVNFWAASRGLKVLFKAKQKYFLCILLIAALLLVNWMDDREKVNMMNTMVGKIGAAFIYGYLPLLLLLQTIKQKMRKQA, encoded by the coding sequence ATGAAGACGATACCTGTTCAATATCAAGTTTCTCCTTATTTGGTCTTTTTTTTGATTCATGCTATGCAGGTTGGTGTGGGAATGCTTGGATTTGAGCGAATTATTGCCAAGTTTGTTGGCAACGATAGCTGGATTAGTGTGTTATTAGCCGGTGTGAGTATAAATGTTATTATTTGGATGATGTATAAGCTAGTGGGCGGAGAGCAGAAGGATCTTATCGAAATTCATCGGGCGGTATGGGGGAAATGGCTAGGAGGATTATTTAGCCTCTTCTTTTTAGGGTATCTATTTATATCAGGAACAGTTGTTTTACGTACTTATATTGAGGTGCTACAGGTTTGGATGTTCTCTAATATCTCAACCTGGATCTTTGCGGTTGTATTATTAATCTTGGCTTATTATATCGTTTCAGGCGGATTTCGAGTTGTAGGAGGAATGGCTTTTTTTGGGATGGTCATTCCGTTATTTCTGGTCTTTACCGTATTTTATCCAATTGGATATGCTGAATTTCGAAATTTATTGCCCATATTCAATCATTCTCCCATGGAAGTTGTCAAAGGCATGCAAGGGGCTTTATTCAGTATCTTAGGTTTTGAAGTGTTTCTCATTTATTACCCTTTTGTGAAAGATGGGAAAAAATCGCAAAAGTTTGCGCATGCGGGAGCATTACTCACTACGGCAGGCTATACATATCTAATGATACTTTCGTTAGCTTTCTTTAGCAAAGAACAACTTTCGCAAAGTATATGGGCGTATTTAAGTATGATTAAAGTAATTGAATTTCCTTTTATAGAGCGATTTGAATATATTTTAATTTCATTATGGGCTTTTGTAATTTTGCCTAACTTTGTTGTTAACTTTTGGGCTGCAAGCCGAGGGTTAAAGGTACTGTTTAAAGCCAAACAAAAATACTTTCTGTGCATTCTTTTAATAGCTGCTTTACTGTTGGTGAATTGGATGGATGACCGGGAGAAAGTGAATATGATGAATACAATGGTTGGGAAGATAGGAGCAGCATTTATATATGGATATCTTCCATTGCTTCTTTTGCTTCAAACCATTAAACAAAAAATGAGGAAACAAGCATGA